A window of the Arenibacter algicola genome harbors these coding sequences:
- a CDS encoding pyruvate carboxylase gives MKIKKVLVANRGEIAIRIFRACVEIGIKTVGVYTYEDRYSLHRYKADESYQIGEDNEPLKPYLDMDALIKVAKDNNVDAIHPGYGFLSENAKFAQKCDDNGIIFVGPKVSVLKALGDKITAKDVAVANNIPIIRSSDKDLTDIDIALTEAKEIGYPLMLKAASGGGGRGMRVIRTEDELKKGFPEAKRESLNAFGDDTVFLEKFVENPKHIEIQIVADTHGNIVHLYERDCSVQRRYQKVIEFAPSIGLPQETKDNLYKYAIDICRAVDYNNIGTVEFLVDDDGSIYFIEVNPRIQVEHTVTEMITNIDLVKAQLFIAGGYKLSDKQIKIQDQASVIVTGYALQCRITTEDPGNDFKPDYGVVTTYRSASGLGIRLDAGSIYQGVAISPFFDSMLVKVSAISRTLDGSCRKMRRALAEFRIRGVKTNMAFLDNILKHPTFREGKVTVNFIKNEPELFKFVEPRNRANKLVEFLGEIIVNGNPDVKKLDKDHVFSKPKVPSFAKFEGYPKGTKDLLTELGPEQFAQWLKNEKKVHFTDTTMRDAHQSLLATRMRTVDMLKVAEGYAKNHPEIFSMEVWGGATFDVCLRFLQENPWERLELLRKAMPNVLLQMLIRGSNGVGYTAYPDNLIERFVEESYKSGVDVFRIFDSLNWMKSLAPCIEYVRTKTGGLAEGSICYTGDILDPSKTKYDLKYYVQLAKDIENAGAHILGVKDMAGLLKPYAAYELISALKSEINIPIHLHTHDTSSTQSAMYLKAIEAGVDVVDVALGGLSGLTSQPNFNSVVEMLRFNERQNNLNTEKLAEYSNYWETVRSYYYTFESGLKSGTGEVYSHEIPGGQYSNLKGQAIALGLEDKFPEVTKMYSEVNKLFGDIVKVTPSSKVVGDMAQYMISNGLTAEDVLERGDSISFPQSVIGFFKGELGQPVGGFPAKLQKIVLKDEKPFTDRPNAHLEPIDFDKEFNAFKRKFSSGMGRELLITDFLSYKLYPKVFTDAYNHHVKYGNVVNIPTKNFFYGMEIGEEIIVELDRGKNILVSLMLKGEPDEAGNVSIYFKVNGQLRNVIIKDKSVKVDKVENVKADTSDPKQIGAPLQGLLSSVLVKKNQEVKKNQPLFVIEAMKMETTVTATEEGIVDRVQLNGGSLVNSEDLVVVLK, from the coding sequence TTGAAAATAAAAAAGGTATTAGTAGCAAATAGGGGCGAGATTGCCATACGTATATTTAGGGCATGTGTAGAAATAGGAATTAAGACGGTAGGGGTATATACTTACGAAGACCGTTATTCCCTACATCGTTATAAGGCCGATGAAAGTTATCAGATAGGGGAGGACAATGAGCCCTTAAAGCCCTATTTGGATATGGACGCCCTTATCAAGGTTGCTAAGGACAATAATGTGGATGCCATACACCCCGGATATGGTTTCCTGTCCGAGAATGCCAAATTCGCCCAAAAATGTGATGACAACGGTATTATTTTCGTTGGCCCAAAGGTATCGGTCCTAAAGGCTTTGGGGGATAAGATAACTGCCAAGGATGTTGCTGTTGCCAATAATATACCAATCATAAGAAGTAGTGATAAGGATTTGACCGATATAGATATCGCTCTAACCGAAGCTAAAGAGATAGGTTATCCCTTAATGTTAAAAGCTGCTTCAGGTGGTGGCGGACGTGGAATGAGGGTGATCCGTACCGAGGATGAACTTAAAAAAGGTTTTCCGGAAGCAAAAAGGGAATCCCTTAATGCTTTTGGTGATGATACGGTTTTCCTGGAAAAATTTGTGGAAAACCCCAAGCATATAGAAATTCAGATCGTAGCAGATACCCATGGCAATATAGTACACTTGTATGAACGTGATTGTTCTGTACAACGCCGTTACCAGAAGGTTATAGAGTTTGCTCCTTCCATTGGCCTGCCTCAGGAAACTAAGGATAACCTATATAAGTACGCCATAGATATTTGTAGGGCCGTAGACTATAATAATATAGGAACGGTAGAATTTTTGGTAGATGATGATGGTAGTATTTATTTTATTGAAGTAAACCCAAGGATCCAGGTAGAGCATACGGTGACCGAAATGATCACCAATATCGACCTGGTCAAGGCACAACTCTTTATAGCTGGAGGGTATAAACTATCTGATAAACAAATTAAGATCCAAGATCAAGCTTCTGTGATAGTTACGGGCTATGCGCTGCAATGTAGGATAACCACCGAGGATCCGGGCAACGATTTCAAACCTGATTATGGTGTAGTTACCACTTACAGAAGTGCCTCCGGTTTGGGGATTAGGCTGGATGCCGGTAGTATTTATCAGGGGGTGGCCATATCGCCATTTTTCGATTCCATGCTGGTCAAGGTATCTGCTATCAGTAGAACTTTGGACGGATCCTGTAGAAAAATGCGGAGGGCGCTGGCAGAATTTCGTATCCGTGGTGTCAAGACCAACATGGCCTTCCTGGACAACATTCTAAAGCATCCTACCTTTAGGGAAGGCAAGGTCACCGTAAATTTTATTAAGAACGAACCGGAACTCTTCAAGTTTGTGGAACCAAGGAACCGTGCCAATAAATTGGTCGAGTTTCTGGGAGAAATTATTGTTAACGGGAATCCTGATGTGAAGAAGTTGGATAAGGATCATGTTTTTTCCAAACCAAAAGTACCTTCTTTCGCTAAGTTCGAAGGTTACCCAAAGGGTACAAAGGACCTACTAACGGAATTGGGACCGGAACAATTTGCACAGTGGCTTAAGAATGAAAAAAAGGTTCATTTTACGGATACTACCATGCGCGATGCCCATCAAAGTTTGTTGGCCACGCGTATGCGAACAGTGGATATGTTGAAAGTGGCCGAGGGTTATGCCAAGAACCACCCGGAAATTTTTAGTATGGAAGTCTGGGGAGGTGCCACATTTGATGTCTGCCTTAGATTTTTACAGGAAAATCCTTGGGAGCGTTTGGAACTATTGCGTAAGGCCATGCCCAATGTATTGTTACAGATGTTGATAAGGGGCTCCAATGGTGTGGGTTATACTGCTTACCCCGATAATTTGATAGAGCGGTTTGTAGAGGAATCATATAAGTCCGGAGTAGATGTTTTTCGAATATTTGATTCGCTCAACTGGATGAAATCCCTTGCCCCATGTATTGAGTATGTACGTACCAAAACCGGGGGTCTGGCCGAAGGCTCCATTTGTTATACAGGGGATATTTTGGATCCTTCCAAAACAAAGTACGACCTTAAATATTATGTGCAATTGGCCAAGGATATTGAAAATGCGGGGGCACATATTTTGGGAGTTAAGGATATGGCAGGATTGTTAAAGCCTTATGCCGCTTATGAGTTGATTTCCGCCTTAAAATCGGAAATTAATATCCCTATACATCTACATACCCACGATACCTCCTCTACCCAATCGGCAATGTACCTAAAGGCTATAGAGGCCGGGGTGGATGTGGTGGATGTTGCCTTGGGCGGATTGTCCGGGCTTACTTCCCAGCCCAACTTTAATTCGGTGGTAGAGATGTTGCGTTTTAACGAACGCCAGAATAATTTGAATACTGAAAAATTGGCCGAATATTCCAATTATTGGGAAACGGTCCGTAGCTACTATTATACCTTTGAGTCTGGATTAAAGTCGGGTACTGGAGAGGTATACAGTCATGAAATACCTGGCGGACAGTATTCCAACCTTAAAGGGCAGGCCATAGCTTTGGGATTGGAGGATAAATTTCCCGAGGTTACCAAGATGTATAGTGAAGTAAATAAACTGTTTGGCGATATTGTAAAAGTAACCCCTAGTTCCAAAGTAGTAGGGGACATGGCACAATATATGATCAGTAACGGACTTACGGCGGAGGATGTTCTGGAAAGAGGGGACAGTATTTCATTTCCCCAATCTGTAATCGGGTTCTTTAAGGGGGAATTGGGACAACCCGTTGGAGGTTTCCCTGCTAAGCTTCAGAAAATTGTTCTGAAGGATGAAAAACCGTTTACGGATAGACCCAATGCACATTTGGAACCTATAGATTTTGATAAGGAATTTAATGCCTTCAAAAGAAAATTCAGTTCAGGAATGGGGCGTGAGCTACTTATAACCGATTTCCTTTCCTATAAATTATACCCAAAAGTTTTCACGGACGCCTATAATCATCATGTAAAATACGGCAATGTGGTTAATATCCCGACCAAGAATTTCTTTTATGGGATGGAAATTGGGGAAGAGATTATTGTGGAGTTGGACAGGGGTAAAAACATACTTGTTTCCCTTATGCTCAAGGGCGAGCCGGATGAAGCTGGTAACGTTAGCATATACTTTAAGGTAAACGGACAATTGCGAAATGTAATCATAAAGGATAAATCCGTTAAAGTGGACAAGGTTGAAAATGTTAAGGCGGATACTTCCGATCCTAAGCAGATAGGTGCCCCATTGCAGGGGTTGTTGTCCAGTGTTTTGGTGAAGAAAAACCAGGAAGTGAAAAAGAACCAGCCCTTATTTGTTATAGAAGCCATGAAAATGGAAACAACGGTTACTGCCACGGAAGAGGGTATTGTTGATAGGGTACAACTTAATGGAGGTTCCCTAGTGAATTCCGAGGATTTGGTCGTGGTATTAAAATAA
- a CDS encoding 30S ribosomal protein THX produces the protein MGKGDKKSKRGKIINGTYGTRRKRKIKKRPTIEEKISPGKKK, from the coding sequence ATGGGAAAAGGTGATAAAAAATCTAAAAGAGGAAAAATTATTAACGGTACCTACGGAACAAGGCGTAAACGAAAAATTAAAAAAAGACCTACTATAGAAGAAAAAATAAGTCCGGGCAAGAAAAAATAA
- the yaaA gene encoding peroxide stress protein YaaA, with protein MKIVISPAKSLDFESKLPTKEFSQPYFLKEAEQLNKVLAKKKPKALSELMGISANLAELNWERNQQFSVPFTAENARPAIYAFNGDVYQGLDAYTLAADKLESLQEKLRILSGLYGVLKPLDLMQPYRLEMGTQLKIGRKKNLYEFWKKQITDYLNSELQDKELFLNLASNEYFNAVDEKQLKVPVITPIFKDWKNDNLKIISFFAKKARGTMVRYILDTDAKTLEDVKGFNGDGYLYSKEHTLKENQPVFIR; from the coding sequence ATGAAAATAGTAATATCACCTGCAAAATCTTTGGATTTTGAAAGTAAATTGCCCACCAAGGAATTCTCGCAACCCTATTTTTTAAAGGAGGCCGAACAGCTGAACAAGGTTCTGGCCAAGAAAAAGCCCAAGGCCTTATCCGAATTAATGGGCATTTCGGCCAATCTTGCAGAATTGAATTGGGAAAGGAACCAGCAGTTCTCGGTTCCCTTTACAGCGGAAAATGCCAGGCCGGCGATTTATGCTTTTAACGGTGATGTTTACCAGGGTCTGGATGCCTATACCCTTGCAGCGGATAAATTGGAAAGCCTTCAGGAGAAACTAAGAATATTGTCCGGCTTGTACGGTGTTTTAAAGCCTTTGGATCTAATGCAGCCCTATCGCTTGGAAATGGGGACACAATTAAAGATAGGACGCAAAAAGAATTTATACGAATTTTGGAAAAAGCAGATTACCGATTATCTAAATTCGGAATTGCAGGACAAGGAACTTTTTCTTAATCTGGCAAGCAATGAATATTTTAATGCCGTAGACGAAAAGCAGCTTAAAGTACCTGTAATTACTCCAATATTCAAGGACTGGAAGAATGATAATTTAAAGATTATAAGTTTTTTCGCCAAAAAAGCTAGGGGAACTATGGTGCGTTATATTTTGGATACGGACGCCAAAACCTTAGAGGATGTTAAGGGGTTTAACGGGGATGGCTATCTATACAGTAAGGAACATACCCTAAAGGAAAATCAACCAGTGTTCATCCGATAG
- a CDS encoding RluA family pseudouridine synthase, whose translation MEVQDDFELNEEELFEHHSFKASKGQDPLRIDKFLMNFIENATRNKIQQAARDGNVWVNGAAVKQNYKVKAGDHIRVMFAHPPHENLLTPENIPLDIVYEDDVLLVVNKPAGMVVHPGHGNYSGTLINALIYHFDNLPKNSDERPGLVHRIDKDTSGLLVVAKTEAAMTHLAKQFFEKSSEREYIALVWGNVEEEEGTIEGHIGRNPKNRLQMHVFPDGEQGKEAVTHYKVLERFGYVTLLSCTLETGRTHQIRVHLRHIGHTLFNDERYGGEKVLKGTTFTKYKQFVDNAFKILPRQALHAKTLGFVHPVSGEFMRFDSEVPEDMANCIEKWKQYAKHSQAE comes from the coding sequence ATGGAAGTACAGGATGATTTTGAATTAAATGAGGAGGAACTTTTTGAGCATCATAGTTTTAAGGCTTCCAAAGGTCAGGATCCTTTAAGGATAGATAAGTTTTTAATGAATTTCATTGAAAACGCAACACGAAATAAAATCCAGCAGGCCGCCAGGGATGGAAATGTCTGGGTAAACGGGGCAGCGGTAAAACAAAATTACAAGGTAAAGGCAGGTGACCATATCCGGGTCATGTTTGCGCATCCACCCCATGAAAATTTACTTACACCAGAGAATATACCTTTGGATATTGTCTATGAGGATGATGTTCTTTTGGTCGTGAACAAACCAGCCGGGATGGTGGTCCATCCCGGGCATGGAAATTATTCAGGTACCTTGATCAACGCCCTGATCTATCATTTTGACAATTTGCCTAAGAACAGTGATGAACGTCCGGGACTGGTACATAGAATTGATAAGGATACCTCGGGCCTCTTGGTAGTGGCAAAAACGGAAGCTGCAATGACGCATCTGGCCAAGCAGTTTTTTGAAAAGTCCAGCGAACGCGAATATATAGCATTGGTCTGGGGCAATGTGGAAGAAGAGGAGGGAACCATTGAGGGGCACATTGGCCGCAATCCTAAAAACAGATTGCAGATGCATGTTTTTCCGGACGGGGAGCAAGGCAAGGAAGCGGTTACCCACTACAAGGTTCTTGAACGCTTTGGATATGTAACACTACTTTCCTGTACCCTGGAAACGGGTAGAACGCATCAGATAAGGGTTCATTTAAGGCATATTGGCCATACCTTGTTCAACGATGAGCGGTATGGTGGGGAAAAAGTTTTAAAGGGGACCACTTTTACAAAATATAAGCAATTTGTAGATAACGCCTTTAAAATTTTACCTAGACAGGCTCTGCATGCAAAGACCTTGGGGTTTGTACATCCCGTTTCAGGTGAATTTATGAGGTTCGACTCCGAGGTTCCAGAGGACATGGCCAATTGCATTGAAAAATGGAAGCAATACGCCAAGCATAGTCAAGCAGAATAG
- a CDS encoding PASTA domain-containing protein, with translation MRNFFNFLTSKSFLIQLVLALVVSVLLVVGAMQYLKATTNHGKFVEVPDLSKLSVTEMRSIIDQSQLRYEVLDSANYNPTYPRFSIIDQTPRAGSKVKENRKIYITVNPSGYKKVTIPNIIQVTQRNASSMLKAVGLEVERVTYVDELGKDMVYNIKYKGKYIVPGDKLPKTSKIELICGNGNITSRAEVKAESE, from the coding sequence ATGCGAAATTTTTTTAATTTTTTAACGAGTAAATCTTTTTTGATTCAGTTGGTGCTGGCATTAGTGGTTTCTGTTTTGTTGGTAGTTGGTGCAATGCAGTATTTAAAGGCCACTACCAATCACGGTAAGTTTGTGGAGGTTCCCGATCTATCAAAATTGTCGGTGACGGAAATGAGGTCGATTATTGATCAATCACAGCTTAGATATGAAGTGTTGGATTCCGCCAACTACAATCCAACATATCCTCGGTTTTCCATTATAGACCAAACTCCGCGGGCCGGTAGCAAGGTTAAGGAGAACAGGAAAATTTACATTACCGTTAATCCATCCGGATATAAAAAAGTCACCATACCCAATATTATCCAAGTTACCCAAAGAAATGCGAGCTCTATGCTAAAGGCAGTGGGCTTGGAGGTAGAAAGGGTTACCTATGTGGACGAATTGGGAAAGGATATGGTCTACAATATTAAGTATAAAGGAAAATATATTGTCCCAGGTGACAAGCTGCCAAAAACCTCAAAGATAGAGTTGATATGCGGCAACGGTAATATTACCTCAAGAGCAGAAGTAAAGGCAGAGTCCGAATAA
- a CDS encoding D-alanine--D-alanine ligase produces the protein MKKNIAIIMGGYSSEYKISLISGGVVCDYLDKEKFNAYRIHIFKNKWVYVDADQKEYPVNRHDFTVNLAAETIKFDCVFNAIHGSPGEDGLMQAYFELIGIPQTACDYYQASLTFNKRDLLSVLKPYGIKSAPSYYINLGDPIDEDGIIAKVGLPCFVKANKAGSSFGISKVYKKEELPKAIENAFKEDNEILIESFLNGTEVSVGVIKYKGETKVLPITEIVSENDFFDYEAKYEGKSQEITPARITKEQERKVNQIAQKAYEVLKMKGFSRSEFIFVNDEPFMLEMNTTPGLTTESILPQQAKIAGISLSELFESAIWEALEEKN, from the coding sequence ATGAAAAAAAATATTGCGATTATAATGGGCGGCTACTCCAGCGAGTACAAGATTTCCTTAATTAGTGGAGGTGTAGTATGCGATTATTTGGACAAGGAAAAATTCAACGCCTACAGAATACATATTTTCAAGAACAAATGGGTCTATGTTGACGCTGATCAAAAGGAATACCCTGTGAACAGGCATGATTTTACCGTTAACCTAGCCGCCGAAACTATAAAATTCGATTGCGTATTCAATGCAATTCACGGTTCACCCGGGGAGGATGGACTAATGCAGGCCTATTTTGAACTGATCGGGATCCCGCAAACTGCCTGCGATTACTACCAAGCCTCTTTGACGTTCAACAAACGTGACCTGCTGAGTGTTCTGAAGCCATATGGCATAAAATCGGCACCTTCATATTATATTAATTTGGGGGACCCAATTGACGAAGATGGGATAATAGCAAAAGTAGGATTGCCCTGTTTTGTAAAGGCCAATAAGGCCGGAAGCAGTTTTGGCATTTCCAAAGTCTACAAAAAGGAAGAATTACCCAAGGCCATTGAAAATGCCTTTAAGGAGGACAATGAAATACTTATAGAATCTTTTTTAAACGGAACCGAGGTTTCGGTAGGGGTTATCAAATACAAAGGAGAGACCAAGGTGTTGCCGATTACTGAAATTGTATCGGAAAACGATTTTTTTGATTATGAGGCCAAATACGAAGGTAAATCCCAAGAAATAACACCGGCAAGAATAACTAAGGAACAGGAACGAAAAGTGAACCAAATAGCACAAAAAGCCTATGAAGTGTTAAAAATGAAGGGTTTTTCAAGAAGTGAATTCATTTTTGTAAATGATGAACCTTTTATGCTGGAAATGAATACTACACCTGGCCTTACTACAGAAAGTATTTTGCCCCAGCAAGCAAAAATAGCTGGTATTTCCCTTTCTGAACTATTTGAAAGTGCCATTTGGGAAGCTTTGGAAGAAAAGAATTAA
- the coaD gene encoding pantetheine-phosphate adenylyltransferase, with protein MKKRRAIFPGSFDPLTLGHYDIIKRGITLFDELIIAIGVNTDKKYMFTLEERKRFISDAFKDEPQITVLTYQGLTVDFCKKVNAGFILRGLRNPGDFEFEKAIAHTNRKLSEIETVFLLTSSGKSYISSSIVRDVIRNGGDYSGLVPDSVRTK; from the coding sequence ATGAAGAAAAGACGTGCTATTTTTCCAGGTTCTTTTGACCCTTTAACCTTAGGCCATTATGATATTATTAAAAGGGGAATAACCCTTTTTGATGAACTAATCATTGCCATAGGGGTAAATACCGATAAAAAATACATGTTCACTCTCGAGGAGCGCAAAAGATTTATTTCCGATGCATTTAAGGATGAACCACAAATAACCGTTTTAACCTATCAGGGACTAACGGTTGACTTTTGCAAAAAAGTTAATGCAGGCTTTATACTAAGAGGCCTTAGAAATCCAGGGGATTTTGAATTTGAAAAGGCAATAGCCCATACCAACCGTAAGCTTTCCGAAATAGAAACCGTTTTCCTGCTGACCTCTTCCGGCAAATCCTACATTAGTTCCTCCATTGTTAGGGATGTCATTAGAAACGGAGGTGACTACTCCGGCTTGGTACCTGATTCGGTTAGGACTAAATAA
- a CDS encoding PAS domain-containing sensor histidine kinase: MIMNTPIVTNQFLIKQLPKSTAFINKEFKVVLASDKWAEDFGFQGKDYIGKTIYELFGNASTKWSNNLLACFDGKFPESEIETYQDNGNKEKWFEWTNTPWYDEQENIIGAIVQTEDVTDRIKNELRIEKLEFLQKETGEHGKIGNWEYQKSKDRFTCCEMIRRIFEVDNDFEINIDNSVNFYKTGYSRNTISMAIYSANQKKTPWNEKLQIITAKGNEKWVNVSGKPLYKNGEYEGLIGIVQDITDFVQKEQKTKDNEHLLKTLINNLPLQIYIKDTQSKKLLANKSELQFLGIENECDIIGKDDFDLYDRATAQKFREEDIEVMISQIPMLNKELTRTNPDGTVITFLTSKIPLIGENGEVTGLVGISMDISEQKQKQKELKSLISVTSSQNKKLINFAHIVSHNLRSHSANFAMLLDFLGHEEDEMERHKIMEMLTDSSKHLMETLHNLNDIVAINTESNIIKKEVNFNKKLNAVLKQVNTQLNKAKATVISEVSDDVNINVVPAYLKNILINIITNALKYKKPDVDPIIKLSVNYVQNYTVISIEDNGIGLDLKKYGSKLFGMYKTFHGNSDAKGLGLYITKNQIEAMHGKISATSQVGIGSTFNLYFNDKN, from the coding sequence ATGATTATGAATACCCCCATCGTAACAAACCAATTCCTGATAAAACAGTTGCCAAAATCAACTGCCTTTATCAATAAGGAATTTAAGGTTGTACTCGCGTCGGATAAGTGGGCCGAAGATTTTGGTTTCCAAGGCAAGGACTATATAGGAAAAACTATTTATGAACTGTTCGGTAATGCTAGCACGAAATGGTCCAACAATTTGTTGGCATGTTTTGATGGGAAATTTCCAGAGTCGGAAATCGAGACCTATCAGGATAATGGCAATAAAGAAAAGTGGTTCGAATGGACAAATACACCTTGGTATGATGAACAGGAAAACATTATTGGGGCAATTGTACAGACTGAAGATGTTACGGATAGAATAAAAAACGAATTAAGAATAGAGAAACTGGAATTCCTACAAAAGGAAACCGGGGAGCATGGTAAAATAGGTAATTGGGAATACCAAAAATCAAAAGATAGGTTTACATGCTGTGAAATGATAAGACGCATTTTCGAGGTCGATAATGATTTTGAAATCAATATAGACAACTCTGTAAATTTCTATAAGACCGGTTACAGCAGAAACACCATATCTATGGCAATTTATTCTGCGAACCAGAAAAAAACTCCTTGGAACGAAAAATTGCAGATCATTACCGCCAAGGGCAATGAAAAGTGGGTGAATGTTTCCGGAAAGCCATTATATAAAAACGGCGAATACGAGGGACTCATTGGGATTGTCCAGGACATTACGGATTTTGTTCAGAAAGAACAAAAGACCAAAGACAATGAACATTTATTAAAAACACTTATAAACAACCTACCCTTACAGATTTATATAAAGGACACCCAATCCAAAAAATTGCTGGCAAATAAATCCGAACTGCAATTTCTTGGAATTGAAAATGAGTGCGATATTATTGGTAAGGATGATTTTGACCTGTACGACAGGGCAACGGCCCAAAAATTCAGGGAAGAGGACATTGAAGTGATGATTTCACAAATTCCCATGTTGAACAAGGAATTGACCCGAACCAACCCCGATGGCACCGTTATTACCTTTCTAACTTCCAAAATTCCATTAATTGGAGAAAATGGAGAAGTAACCGGACTTGTAGGAATCAGCATGGACATTTCTGAACAAAAGCAAAAACAGAAAGAACTTAAAAGCCTAATATCCGTAACCTCCTCACAAAATAAGAAACTAATTAATTTTGCACATATTGTATCGCACAATTTAAGGTCCCATTCTGCCAATTTTGCCATGCTATTGGATTTCTTGGGCCACGAGGAAGATGAAATGGAAAGACATAAAATTATGGAGATGCTAACGGACTCTTCCAAACACCTTATGGAAACACTTCATAATTTAAATGATATTGTCGCCATTAATACCGAGTCTAACATAATAAAGAAAGAAGTAAACTTCAATAAAAAATTAAACGCTGTACTTAAACAGGTTAACACACAACTTAACAAGGCCAAAGCCACTGTAATAAGCGAGGTATCGGATGATGTTAATATAAACGTAGTACCCGCTTACCTGAAGAATATTTTGATAAATATCATAACCAATGCCCTGAAATATAAAAAACCAGATGTTGACCCCATAATAAAGTTAAGCGTTAATTATGTTCAAAATTACACAGTTATAAGTATTGAAGACAACGGTATTGGGTTGGATCTAAAAAAATACGGGTCCAAGTTATTTGGAATGTACAAAACCTTCCATGGCAATTCGGACGCAAAAGGTCTTGGACTGTACATTACCAAAAATCAAATTGAAGCTATGCACGGTAAAATAAGCGCTACGAGCCAAGTAGGTATTGGAAGCACTTTTAATTTATATTTTAATGACAAAAATTAA
- a CDS encoding response regulator transcription factor — MTKINSIFIVDDDTITIYGIKKILTSVATCEEIFEFKNGQMAIDRIKKMIIEKSELPDLIFLDINMPIMDGWEFLEEFIKLPVNKKVNINIVTSSIDQFDMDKAENFMSLTHHTIIYNSKPIRRADIEKITAAIAV, encoded by the coding sequence ATGACAAAAATTAATTCAATATTCATTGTCGATGATGACACCATAACGATCTACGGAATTAAAAAAATATTAACTTCTGTTGCCACCTGCGAGGAGATTTTTGAATTCAAAAATGGACAAATGGCAATTGATCGTATAAAGAAAATGATTATCGAAAAATCGGAACTACCCGATTTAATTTTTTTGGACATCAACATGCCAATAATGGATGGCTGGGAATTTTTGGAAGAGTTCATAAAATTACCCGTAAACAAAAAGGTCAACATTAATATTGTTACCTCTTCCATTGACCAATTTGACATGGACAAGGCCGAAAATTTCATGTCATTGACACACCACACCATTATTTATAATAGCAAACCTATTAGAAGGGCGGACATAGAAAAAATTACCGCAGCCATTGCCGTTTAA